A section of the Enterococcus montenegrensis genome encodes:
- the coaD gene encoding pantetheine-phosphate adenylyltransferase, whose protein sequence is MRKIALFPGSFDPFTNGHLDTIERGSDLFDEIIVGVFVNTNKKSLFTPKERKALVEASVAHLPNVRVMEQDSELTVTSAKKLGANFLLRGIRSVKDYEYEKEIMTMNHHLDKKIETVFLLARPEYTHISSSILKEVIAFGGDVKEYLPKPVFEALVKKSDHYEA, encoded by the coding sequence ATGCGTAAAATAGCATTATTTCCTGGTAGTTTTGATCCTTTTACCAATGGGCATTTAGATACAATTGAACGAGGATCTGACCTTTTTGATGAAATTATCGTTGGTGTTTTTGTGAACACAAATAAAAAGAGTTTGTTTACCCCAAAAGAACGTAAAGCTCTGGTTGAAGCTTCGGTGGCCCATCTGCCTAATGTGCGTGTGATGGAACAAGATAGTGAACTAACTGTAACCAGTGCGAAAAAATTAGGTGCAAATTTTTTATTACGAGGAATTAGAAGCGTAAAAGATTATGAGTATGAAAAAGAAATTATGACGATGAATCATCATTTGGATAAAAAGATTGAAACGGTATTCTTATTGGCTCGCCCTGAGTATACCCATATCAGTTCCAGCATTTTAAAAGAAGTCATTGCTTTTGGCGGTGATGTCAAAGAATATTTGCCAAAACCAGTATTTGAAGCATTAGTGAAGAAGAGTGATCATTATGAAGCGTAA
- a CDS encoding SepM family pheromone-processing serine protease: protein MKRKVPIKRLLLLLLALVLMACVALPIPYYIEAPGSTIKLDTLVKVNGQKDKFSGSFSLTSVGIRQATVATALFAKTQTFSDLVTKEELMGTASDDDYNRIQNFYMESSQNNAITAALYLAKKPFKMDYLGVYVLGIEESSAFYGKIKIGDTVVKVDSKPFKSSDDFMKYVQSKKVGDQVTITYLQDGKEKTAQGALIKLPSNNKAGIGITLTDHTQVNSQEKVQFDVDNIGGPSAGLMFTLEIYQQLMNQDLRNGHEIAGTGTIDSQGNVGQIGGIDKKVVSASESGAEIFFAPADLEKGDTNYQEAKKAAAKIKTKMKVVSVKTAQEAVDYLKKHVTK from the coding sequence ATGAAGCGTAAAGTGCCAATAAAACGCCTTTTACTTTTATTGTTGGCGTTAGTTTTAATGGCCTGTGTTGCATTACCGATTCCGTATTATATCGAAGCACCAGGCTCAACGATTAAGTTAGATACATTGGTGAAAGTTAACGGCCAAAAAGATAAGTTTAGTGGCTCGTTTTCCCTGACGTCAGTTGGGATCAGGCAGGCAACTGTTGCTACCGCATTATTTGCTAAAACGCAAACTTTTTCTGATTTAGTGACAAAAGAAGAGCTGATGGGCACTGCCAGTGATGATGATTATAATAGAATTCAAAACTTTTACATGGAAAGTTCCCAAAATAATGCGATTACAGCAGCACTTTATTTAGCTAAAAAGCCTTTTAAAATGGATTATCTTGGTGTCTATGTTTTAGGCATAGAGGAAAGTTCTGCTTTTTATGGCAAAATTAAAATTGGTGATACCGTTGTAAAGGTTGATTCAAAACCTTTCAAAAGTAGCGATGATTTTATGAAATACGTTCAGAGTAAAAAAGTTGGCGATCAGGTGACGATTACCTATTTGCAAGACGGTAAAGAAAAAACGGCGCAAGGTGCATTGATTAAGTTGCCAAGTAATAACAAAGCAGGAATCGGCATTACACTGACTGACCACACACAGGTGAACAGTCAAGAAAAAGTTCAATTTGATGTTGATAATATAGGGGGTCCTTCAGCGGGCTTAATGTTTACCTTGGAAATATACCAACAATTAATGAATCAAGACTTACGAAATGGTCATGAAATTGCAGGTACGGGAACTATTGATAGTCAAGGTAATGTTGGCCAAATTGGTGGTATTGATAAAAAGGTCGTTAGTGCTTCTGAAAGTGGAGCAGAAATCTTTTTTGCACCAGCTGATTTAGAAAAAGGTGATACGAATTATCAAGAGGCTAAAAAAGCGGCTGCAAAAATTAAAACAAAAATGAAAGTGGTATCCGTAAAAACAGCACAAGAGGCAGTGGATTATTTAAAAAAACATGTCACAAAATAA
- a CDS encoding DUF1149 family protein, which yields MEIKRQKPVVAAYHYDQPNPEQAYETQLQVGFTPLNTEDPNYPKENSIIRCILDFRLVFEEYVISGRVSQINHVVDRKIASQADVTEEEVNEIVAPLFDIVKRMTYEVTEIATDEPGLTLNFQTEA from the coding sequence GTGGAAATTAAACGTCAAAAACCAGTGGTAGCTGCTTATCACTATGATCAACCCAATCCCGAACAAGCTTATGAAACGCAGTTGCAAGTAGGATTTACCCCATTAAATACAGAAGATCCCAATTATCCAAAAGAAAATTCAATTATTCGGTGTATTTTAGATTTTCGTTTGGTTTTTGAAGAATATGTGATTTCTGGTCGTGTCAGTCAAATTAACCATGTCGTTGACCGTAAGATTGCAAGTCAAGCAGATGTGACCGAAGAAGAGGTTAATGAAATTGTGGCCCCGTTGTTTGATATCGTAAAGCGGATGACCTATGAAGTAACTGAAATTGCAACTGACGAACCTGGATTAACCCTTAATTTTCAAACAGAAGCATAG
- a CDS encoding VOC family protein: MFTEDIQIMLYVDDVQKAVAFWQALDFVILEEQAVDGTRVVEIAAAKDAKAHFVLYDREFIESNSPEVATNSPSLMFFSQDIYRLYKKIGELDVPLGEMISLGDREVFNFADPDGNYFAVSSI; encoded by the coding sequence ATGTTTACAGAAGATATTCAAATTATGTTATACGTTGATGATGTCCAAAAAGCGGTGGCATTTTGGCAAGCCTTGGATTTTGTCATCCTTGAAGAACAAGCAGTAGATGGTACCCGGGTCGTTGAAATTGCAGCCGCAAAAGATGCAAAAGCACATTTTGTCTTATATGATCGTGAGTTTATTGAAAGCAATTCACCTGAAGTTGCCACCAATTCACCATCCCTGATGTTTTTTAGCCAAGATATTTACCGTCTTTATAAAAAAATCGGTGAACTTGACGTTCCACTAGGAGAAATGATTTCATTGGGGGATCGAGAAGTCTTTAATTTTGCAGACCCTGATGGTAATTATTTTGCCGTTTCAAGTATCTAA
- a CDS encoding ABC transporter permease, producing the protein MGISESFKMALDSILANKMRSFLTMLGIIIGISAVIAILAVGNGATKEINGTFSDLGASTISVSTSQEASDSQKITSQDVVALKRSIPNIAHISPVTTIQANFTANDKSKFGMAIAGMPDLQYTNQMMDKTLLYGRYFNQTEYEENAKVTIISADTARYFFNGRDNVVGEKITVKNQNGQVTLRVLGVTKGTMENMMGAFDSEKMPGYLAMPLTTAVTLQTDATKMSELTVIANSKDDIDTVSKQIVNILSVRHDAVGDKVYTATNFLQALDEVNNVLGLFINFIAAVAAIALLVGGIGVMNIMLVSVTERTREIGTRKALGATNNNILFQFLTESVILCLIGGLIGLLLGASLALIVANALNITAHFSLGSIAFVLLFSSAIGIFFGVYPARKAARLDPIEALRYE; encoded by the coding sequence ATGGGAATCAGCGAAAGCTTTAAAATGGCCTTAGATAGTATCTTAGCCAATAAAATGCGGTCATTTTTGACCATGTTGGGAATTATTATTGGCATTAGTGCCGTTATTGCAATTTTAGCGGTAGGAAATGGCGCAACAAAAGAAATAAACGGAACTTTTAGTGATTTGGGGGCCTCGACTATCTCCGTTTCAACCAGCCAAGAGGCAAGCGACAGTCAAAAAATTACGAGTCAAGATGTAGTAGCTTTAAAACGCAGTATTCCAAATATCGCCCACATCTCTCCTGTTACCACTATCCAAGCAAATTTCACTGCAAACGACAAAAGTAAATTTGGGATGGCAATTGCAGGTATGCCCGATTTGCAGTACACCAATCAAATGATGGATAAGACACTGCTTTACGGTCGCTACTTTAATCAAACGGAATACGAAGAAAATGCCAAAGTAACCATTATCAGTGCTGATACTGCTCGCTACTTCTTTAATGGGCGCGATAATGTTGTTGGTGAAAAAATTACGGTTAAAAATCAAAACGGCCAAGTCACATTGCGTGTTCTTGGTGTTACCAAAGGTACCATGGAAAATATGATGGGAGCTTTTGATAGTGAAAAAATGCCTGGCTATTTGGCAATGCCACTAACAACTGCTGTGACACTACAAACAGATGCAACAAAAATGAGCGAATTAACTGTAATTGCCAATTCAAAAGATGACATCGATACAGTTTCAAAACAAATTGTTAATATTTTATCCGTACGCCACGATGCCGTTGGCGATAAAGTTTATACTGCAACCAACTTTTTGCAAGCGTTAGATGAAGTAAACAATGTCTTAGGTTTATTTATTAACTTTATTGCTGCAGTTGCTGCAATTGCATTACTAGTTGGTGGCATTGGGGTTATGAATATTATGTTAGTTTCCGTGACCGAAAGAACCCGCGAAATTGGTACCAGAAAAGCATTAGGTGCGACAAACAACAATATTTTGTTCCAATTTCTTACAGAATCAGTTATTTTGTGCTTAATCGGTGGCCTGATTGGGTTACTATTAGGGGCATCACTGGCATTGATTGTGGCCAATGCTTTAAATATTACCGCACATTTTTCATTAGGCTCAATTGCTTTTGTGCTACTATTTTCCAGTGCAATCGGAATCTTCTTTGGTGTATATCCCGCCCGCAAAGCAGCACGGCTAGATCCAATCGAGGCCTTGCGTTATGAATAA
- a CDS encoding ABC transporter ATP-binding protein, which produces MIDLKNVVKIYRTAGEELVALKNVNLHIAEGEFTSIMGPSGSGKSTMMNILGLLDRFDDGTYLLNGQNVTHLTDVESAKVRNKEIGFVFQSFNLMPRMTLLENVALPLVYAGVAKSERKTRAFKALEQVGLADRVHHRPNAISGGQKQRVAIARAIVNDPVVLMADEPTGNLDSKTTLEIMKIFQDLNDKGTTVVMVTHEPDVAQYTKRIVSFKDGQIIADNSVKKRKTL; this is translated from the coding sequence ATGATTGATTTAAAAAACGTGGTAAAAATTTATCGTACTGCCGGCGAAGAGCTGGTAGCTTTAAAAAATGTCAATCTTCATATTGCTGAAGGTGAGTTCACTTCAATTATGGGCCCAAGCGGCTCTGGTAAGTCGACTATGATGAACATTCTTGGCTTGTTAGATCGTTTTGATGATGGCACCTATCTTTTAAATGGACAAAACGTCACCCATCTGACTGATGTAGAAAGTGCCAAAGTACGCAATAAAGAAATCGGGTTTGTCTTTCAGTCTTTCAATTTAATGCCCCGGATGACACTATTAGAAAATGTTGCCCTGCCATTGGTGTATGCCGGCGTTGCTAAATCCGAGCGAAAAACTAGAGCCTTCAAGGCACTAGAACAAGTAGGTTTAGCTGATCGCGTTCACCATCGTCCCAATGCCATTTCTGGTGGGCAAAAACAACGGGTTGCTATCGCACGGGCAATTGTCAATGATCCTGTGGTTTTAATGGCCGATGAACCAACTGGAAATTTAGATTCCAAAACAACATTAGAAATTATGAAAATTTTCCAAGACCTAAACGATAAAGGGACAACTGTGGTTATGGTTACCCACGAACCAGATGTTGCCCAATACACCAAAAGAATCGTTTCCTTTAAAGATGGCCAAATTATTGCCGATAATTCTGTAAAAAAACGAAAAACACTATAA
- a CDS encoding efflux RND transporter periplasmic adaptor subunit, protein MQKKTIGILLAGVVVVGAIGFALFNNSTKKDDTITIRSATAKKMTVTETLSTTGTLIPNNTENLVGTGNVTDLNVKVGDVVKKDQVLANYDSGLSLTAGIDGTITEVNIKKGQADTAAQQGKASIIVADLNNLKVQLALSNSEARQVNVDQKAVISSGGHNYAGKVTEKDPTATSTQATTSAALGAVVTFDDKPEKLYAGFSADVDITIATEQNALAIPIEALTYNDKNEPIVYEIKDDKAKITKVETGIQSDQFIVIKKGITDGNQVILSPTSSLKDGSAVTKE, encoded by the coding sequence ATGCAGAAAAAAACAATTGGGATATTATTAGCAGGCGTCGTTGTCGTGGGTGCTATCGGTTTTGCTTTGTTTAATAATAGTACTAAAAAAGATGACACCATCACCATTCGCAGTGCAACTGCCAAAAAAATGACTGTCACAGAAACTTTAAGCACAACTGGAACTTTGATTCCAAATAATACAGAAAATTTAGTTGGCACTGGTAATGTCACAGATTTAAATGTAAAAGTTGGCGACGTAGTAAAAAAAGATCAAGTATTAGCCAACTACGATAGCGGCCTAAGCTTAACGGCAGGAATAGACGGGACGATAACGGAAGTCAATATAAAAAAAGGACAAGCCGATACAGCTGCCCAACAAGGTAAGGCTTCTATTATTGTTGCTGACCTGAATAATTTAAAAGTTCAACTCGCTTTATCAAATTCCGAGGCTCGTCAAGTTAACGTGGATCAAAAAGCAGTTATTTCTTCTGGTGGTCATAATTATGCTGGCAAAGTCACCGAAAAAGATCCTACCGCTACTTCCACGCAAGCAACAACGAGCGCCGCATTAGGTGCTGTTGTAACTTTTGATGATAAACCAGAAAAATTATATGCTGGCTTTTCAGCTGATGTAGACATTACCATTGCAACTGAGCAAAATGCGCTAGCAATTCCAATTGAAGCTTTAACGTATAACGACAAAAATGAGCCCATCGTCTATGAAATAAAAGATGACAAAGCAAAAATTACAAAAGTAGAAACGGGCATTCAATCTGACCAATTTATCGTGATTAAAAAGGGAATAACTGACGGTAATCAAGTCATCTTATCCCCTACTTCTAGCCTTAAAGACGGCAGTGCCGTTACTAAAGAGTAG
- a CDS encoding metallophosphoesterase, with translation MKKYVYAIGDIHGEYELFKKLLAYFDSKQHQLVLMGDLNDRGKRSKECLLLGKNLVETFGAIYLRGNHEEYFLQFLTKPEEWFASYLHNGGKETIESLLHKGACEEYSPTEIAMMIRSRYRDLVDFLTQRPLYYEWEDYIFVHAGVDLTKEDWHDTAPADFIWIREPFHNGKNKTGKKIVFGHTITPMLHGDMMTTDLWLSDNKIGIDGGGVFGGSIHGVVFGKSGIVQDIEYQNLSGPWQPDF, from the coding sequence ATGAAAAAATATGTTTATGCCATTGGTGATATCCACGGAGAATATGAGTTGTTTAAAAAACTTTTAGCATATTTTGATTCCAAACAACATCAACTTGTGTTAATGGGTGATTTAAATGACCGCGGTAAACGCAGCAAAGAGTGTCTTTTACTAGGAAAAAATTTGGTAGAAACATTTGGGGCTATTTATTTGCGAGGTAACCATGAAGAATACTTTTTACAATTTTTAACCAAGCCAGAAGAATGGTTTGCTTCTTATTTACACAATGGAGGAAAAGAGACAATTGAAAGTCTTTTGCATAAAGGGGCTTGTGAGGAGTATTCGCCAACTGAAATTGCTATGATGATTCGTAGTCGTTATCGTGATTTAGTCGATTTTTTAACACAACGACCTTTGTATTATGAATGGGAAGATTATATTTTTGTTCACGCCGGGGTGGACTTAACTAAAGAAGATTGGCATGATACTGCTCCTGCTGATTTTATTTGGATTCGCGAACCTTTTCATAATGGAAAAAATAAGACTGGCAAAAAGATCGTCTTTGGGCATACCATCACACCAATGCTTCACGGGGACATGATGACAACGGACTTGTGGCTTTCAGATAATAAAATTGGAATTGACGGCGGCGGTGTCTTTGGGGGTTCCATTCATGGGGTCGTTTTTGGTAAATCGGGTATTGTCCAAGATATTGAATATCAGAATTTATCAGGACCTTGGCAACCTGATTTTTAA
- a CDS encoding Tex family protein, whose protein sequence is MTAANQDLLMLLQAELTNYSKKQMQQVLDLLLDGNTVPFIARYRKEATGNLDEVQIREIEERYQYLENLEKRKSEVLRLIEEQEKLTPELAASIKAASKMQQVEDLYRPYKQKRRTKATIAKEQGLEPLAKWLLRFADEAVATKATEFITTEVPDVTTALAGAHEILAEFFSDSAKFRTWIRQKTFDKGIYTSAGKKTEKDEKGVYEMYYAFEEPVKKMVSHRILATNRGEKEDILKVSILAPEDEILNYLKRQIIKGQGEAVSYVTAAYEDAYKRFIAPAIEREIRNELTENADEQAIAVFGENLRNLLLQPPLKGKVVLGFDPAYRTGCKLAVLDATGKVLAITVIYPHKPAPQSKREAAGPAFQHLIKKYGVQMIAIGNGTASRESEQFVAEQIRSLNEEVYYVIVNEAGASVYSASDIARGEFPNLQVEERSAISIGRRLQDPLAELVKIDPKAVGVGQYQHDVSQKRLAEQLDFVVETVTNQVGVDVNTASPQLLQHIAGLNKTTAQNIFNYREENGAFTKRNQLKKVPRLGPKAYEQAIGFLRIPGGSDIFDNTGIHPESYGVAKEILTRADLKLDQLGTKEAKVRLESLNPEQVAADLDSGTATVEDILKALLQPGRDMRDEMPAPLLRKDVLTMSDLKPGMELKGTVRNVIDFGAFVDIGVKQDGLVHISKLSRRFVKQPKDVVAVGDVVTVWVEQVDEQKGRISLTMLDPTGE, encoded by the coding sequence ATGACAGCCGCAAATCAAGATTTATTAATGTTATTGCAAGCAGAGCTTACAAATTATTCCAAAAAACAAATGCAACAAGTTTTGGACTTGTTATTAGACGGGAATACTGTTCCATTTATTGCCCGTTACAGAAAAGAAGCCACTGGTAATTTAGATGAGGTTCAAATTCGTGAAATCGAAGAACGTTACCAATATTTAGAAAATCTGGAAAAACGCAAAAGCGAAGTGCTACGTTTAATTGAAGAACAAGAAAAACTAACGCCAGAACTTGCTGCCAGTATAAAAGCTGCCAGCAAAATGCAACAAGTAGAGGACTTGTATCGCCCTTATAAACAAAAACGTCGTACCAAAGCGACGATTGCAAAAGAACAAGGGTTAGAACCGTTAGCAAAATGGTTGTTACGTTTTGCCGATGAAGCTGTGGCGACCAAAGCGACAGAATTTATAACCACAGAAGTTCCCGATGTCACAACAGCTTTAGCTGGTGCCCATGAAATATTAGCCGAATTTTTTTCTGATTCAGCTAAGTTTAGAACTTGGATTAGACAGAAAACATTTGATAAAGGAATTTATACCAGCGCAGGAAAGAAAACAGAAAAAGATGAAAAAGGCGTATATGAAATGTATTATGCCTTTGAAGAGCCCGTTAAAAAGATGGTTTCTCACCGGATTTTAGCCACAAATCGGGGCGAAAAAGAAGATATTTTGAAAGTTAGTATTTTAGCACCAGAAGATGAAATTTTAAATTATTTAAAGCGCCAAATTATAAAAGGTCAAGGTGAAGCGGTGAGTTACGTTACTGCGGCCTATGAAGATGCCTACAAACGCTTTATTGCACCGGCAATTGAGCGGGAGATTCGCAATGAATTAACAGAAAATGCCGATGAACAAGCTATCGCGGTTTTTGGTGAAAATTTACGCAATTTATTATTACAGCCACCATTAAAGGGAAAAGTGGTGTTAGGCTTTGATCCTGCTTATCGGACTGGGTGTAAATTAGCTGTTTTAGATGCCACAGGAAAAGTCTTGGCGATAACTGTTATCTATCCCCACAAACCAGCGCCGCAAAGTAAAAGAGAAGCGGCTGGTCCAGCATTCCAACATTTAATCAAAAAATACGGTGTACAAATGATTGCCATTGGAAATGGAACGGCTAGTCGTGAGTCTGAGCAATTTGTTGCTGAGCAAATTCGCAGCTTAAATGAAGAAGTTTATTATGTAATTGTCAATGAAGCAGGAGCTTCTGTGTATTCAGCCAGTGACATTGCCAGAGGTGAGTTTCCTAATTTACAAGTAGAAGAAAGAAGTGCGATTAGTATTGGTCGGCGCTTACAAGATCCTTTAGCTGAATTAGTAAAAATTGATCCTAAAGCGGTGGGCGTTGGACAATATCAACACGATGTTTCCCAAAAGCGCTTGGCTGAACAGTTGGATTTTGTCGTTGAAACTGTGACAAACCAAGTAGGGGTAGATGTTAATACTGCCAGTCCACAACTTTTACAACATATTGCTGGGCTGAACAAAACGACAGCACAAAACATATTTAATTATCGGGAAGAAAATGGGGCCTTCACTAAACGCAATCAATTGAAAAAAGTGCCGCGTTTAGGGCCAAAAGCTTACGAACAAGCAATCGGCTTTTTACGAATTCCAGGTGGTAGCGATATTTTCGACAATACTGGTATTCACCCAGAAAGTTATGGCGTGGCCAAAGAAATCTTGACACGGGCTGACCTTAAGTTAGACCAACTTGGGACAAAAGAAGCTAAAGTTCGTTTAGAAAGCCTAAACCCAGAACAAGTTGCTGCTGATTTAGATTCTGGAACGGCAACTGTGGAGGATATTTTAAAGGCGCTTTTACAACCTGGTCGAGACATGCGGGATGAAATGCCAGCTCCGCTTTTAAGAAAAGATGTTTTAACCATGAGTGATTTAAAACCCGGGATGGAATTAAAAGGAACTGTCCGCAATGTAATTGATTTTGGTGCTTTTGTTGATATTGGGGTAAAACAAGATGGTTTAGTTCATATTTCAAAACTAAGTCGCCGCTTTGTAAAACAGCCAAAAGATGTGGTGGCTGTTGGAGATGTTGTCACGGTTTGGGTGGAACAAGTTGATGAACAAAAAGGGCGCATTAGTTTAACCATGTTAGACCCTACTGGAGAGTAA
- a CDS encoding SprT family protein: MTEVQLQQLVEEISLQFFKRPFKHRAIFNKRLKTTGGRYHLTDHHLDFNPTLFAGISQAEQAGIIKHELCHYHLHLLKKGYRHQDRDFKVLLAKVGGSRYAPRLPQVKNKVKRQVMYRCLGCGQIITRQRKINPTRYVCGKCGEKLQFLKIVS; the protein is encoded by the coding sequence ATGACAGAAGTACAACTGCAACAATTAGTAGAAGAAATTTCGCTGCAATTTTTTAAGCGTCCTTTCAAGCATCGGGCGATTTTTAATAAGCGGCTGAAAACTACTGGTGGGCGTTATCATTTAACAGATCATCACTTAGATTTTAATCCCACCTTGTTTGCGGGGATTTCTCAAGCAGAACAAGCTGGGATCATTAAGCATGAATTGTGCCATTATCACTTGCACCTATTAAAAAAAGGTTACCGCCATCAAGACCGTGATTTTAAAGTCCTATTAGCTAAAGTCGGGGGGAGTCGTTATGCCCCCAGACTACCACAAGTAAAAAACAAGGTTAAACGCCAAGTTATGTACCGTTGTCTTGGTTGTGGTCAAATTATTACCCGCCAAAGAAAAATTAATCCCACGCGTTATGTCTGTGGCAAATGTGGTGAAAAACTGCAATTTTTAAAAATTGTTAGCTAA
- the murC gene encoding UDP-N-acetylmuramate--L-alanine ligase: MNDKDKLYHFVGIKGSGMSSLALVLHEKGYRVQGSDVDKYFFTQRDLEKAGITILPFSADNIKADMIVIAGNAFPDTHEEIVRAKELGCEVIRYHDFIGRFINDYTSIAVTGSHGKTSTTGLLAHVFSGVSPTSYLIGDGTGHGVPDADFFAFEACEYRRHFLAYAPDYAIMTNIDFDHPDYYKSIEDVFTAFQSMAHQVKKGIFAYGDDVYLRKLESEAPIYYYGLNDNDDIQAKNIKRTTKGSEFDVFVKDKEIGHFTLPAFGKHNILNALGVIGIAYLEGIDMAEVAEEMRTFAGVKRRFSEKKVADMTIVDDYAHHPAEIKATIDAARQKYPDKEIIAVFQPHTFTRTIALMDDFAEALDLADKVFLCDIFGSAREAKGDVKIEDLGAKIKKGGQVIKEDNVSPLLDFENAVMIFMGAGDVQKFEAAYEKLLSNTTRNRS; this comes from the coding sequence ATGAATGACAAAGATAAGCTTTATCATTTTGTCGGAATTAAAGGTTCTGGCATGAGTTCACTAGCATTGGTGTTACATGAAAAAGGCTACCGCGTACAAGGATCCGATGTGGACAAATATTTCTTTACACAACGGGATTTAGAAAAAGCTGGAATTACGATTTTACCTTTTAGTGCCGATAATATTAAAGCAGACATGATTGTTATTGCAGGTAACGCGTTTCCGGATACTCATGAAGAAATTGTTCGCGCGAAAGAATTAGGTTGCGAAGTAATTCGTTATCACGATTTTATTGGACGCTTTATTAATGACTACACGAGCATTGCGGTTACTGGTTCTCATGGTAAAACAAGTACGACTGGTTTATTGGCGCATGTTTTTAGCGGTGTTTCACCAACGAGTTATTTGATTGGTGACGGTACTGGACATGGTGTACCAGATGCGGACTTCTTTGCTTTTGAAGCTTGTGAGTATCGTCGTCACTTTTTAGCCTATGCACCGGATTATGCGATTATGACCAATATCGATTTTGATCATCCTGATTATTATAAGAGCATTGAAGATGTCTTTACTGCTTTTCAATCGATGGCTCATCAAGTAAAAAAAGGTATCTTTGCCTATGGTGATGATGTTTATTTGCGTAAATTGGAATCAGAGGCACCAATTTATTATTATGGTTTAAATGATAATGATGATATTCAAGCAAAAAATATCAAACGGACAACTAAAGGTTCTGAATTTGATGTTTTTGTTAAAGACAAAGAAATTGGTCATTTCACCCTACCTGCTTTTGGTAAACATAACATTTTAAACGCATTAGGTGTGATTGGAATTGCTTATTTAGAAGGCATCGACATGGCAGAAGTCGCAGAAGAAATGCGGACTTTTGCAGGAGTTAAGCGTCGTTTTAGCGAGAAAAAAGTTGCAGATATGACAATCGTCGATGATTATGCTCATCATCCAGCTGAAATTAAAGCGACAATTGATGCTGCGAGACAAAAATATCCAGATAAAGAAATTATTGCAGTCTTCCAACCTCATACTTTTACCCGGACGATTGCTTTGATGGATGATTTTGCTGAAGCACTCGATTTAGCCGATAAAGTATTCTTGTGTGATATTTTTGGTTCAGCAAGAGAAGCTAAAGGTGATGTGAAAATTGAAGATTTAGGCGCTAAAATTAAAAAAGGTGGGCAAGTCATCAAAGAAGACAATGTGTCACCATTACTTGATTTTGAAAATGCAGTTATGATTTTCATGGGCGCTGGCGATGTTCAAAAATTTGAAGCTGCTTACGAAAAATTACTAAGCAATACTACTCGTAACCGTTCATAA
- a CDS encoding MaoC family dehydratase: MEESSLQINRVKKIGKTIEEIEEGDSLSLTESIEDNQLLLYLGLTNDANPLYIQHDYAQQTAYQRPIVPSVMLMGIITSAISKHLPGPGSHVVNFSVNFIEPVYHYETLTFAFEVIKVDKMKDVVTISVEATNAEEDRVLDAVVMVQPPIIETESVGDIHE, from the coding sequence ATGGAGGAATCAAGTTTGCAGATCAATCGTGTAAAAAAAATAGGTAAGACCATCGAAGAAATTGAGGAAGGCGATTCGTTATCCTTAACAGAGTCGATTGAAGATAATCAGCTGTTGTTATATCTAGGACTGACTAATGATGCCAATCCTTTATATATTCAACATGATTATGCCCAACAAACCGCATATCAACGTCCAATTGTTCCGTCTGTCATGTTAATGGGGATTATTACCAGTGCCATTTCAAAGCACTTGCCTGGACCAGGATCGCATGTGGTGAATTTTTCGGTGAATTTTATCGAACCAGTCTATCATTATGAAACACTAACTTTTGCTTTTGAAGTGATTAAAGTGGATAAAATGAAAGATGTGGTGACGATTTCTGTGGAAGCAACCAATGCAGAAGAAGACCGTGTTTTAGACGCTGTCGTGATGGTGCAACCTCCAATAATTGAAACAGAAAGCGTAGGGGATATTCATGAATAA